The Juglans microcarpa x Juglans regia isolate MS1-56 chromosome 8S, Jm3101_v1.0, whole genome shotgun sequence genome has a window encoding:
- the LOC121244235 gene encoding uncharacterized protein LOC121244235 encodes MFKDQIGCKVEVYIDDLLVKSKEPKGHLDDLQEAFAVLKKYRMELNPTKYTFGVESGKFLRFKKGGAGVHMIPDEGCETYYLIMLEFKTTNNEAEYEALLVGLAILRTLGVTNVKVMADSKVVVNQVKGKYVAKIERLHLYLQQVWKECDHLRLCHRVNPLKGHALTICDHD; translated from the exons ATGTTCAAGGATCAAATCGGTTGTAAGGTGGAAGTATACATCGATGATCTGCTCGTCAAAAGCAAGGAGCCCAAGGGGCATCTCGACGATCTACAAGAGGCCTTTGCGGTCCTCAAGAAGTACAGGATGGAACTCAATCCAACAAAGTACACTTTCGGGGTAGAGTCGGGAAAGTTTCTCAGATTCAAG AAAGGAGGTGCAGGAGTACATATGATCCCCGACGAAGGCTGTGAGACCTACTACCTGATAATGCTCGAGTTCAAAACTACCAACAATGAAGCAGAATATGAGGCTTTACTAGTAGGTCTTGCCATCTTGAGGACCCTGGGTGTGACAAATGTGAAGGTGATGGCAGACTCCAAGGTTGTTGTGAATCAGGTGAAAGGGAAATATGTGGCGAAGATCGAAAGACTCCATCTCTATCTGCAACAGGTGTGGAAAGAGTGCGACCATTTAAGGCTTTGCCATCGAGTGAATCCCCTGAAAGGACATGCGCTAACTATATGCGACCACGATTGA